A single region of the Brassica rapa cultivar Chiifu-401-42 chromosome A03, CAAS_Brap_v3.01, whole genome shotgun sequence genome encodes:
- the LOC103856943 gene encoding putative 4-hydroxy-4-methyl-2-oxoglutarate aldolase 3: MAAFATAEACDSNAELISNGDLRALHPIFKIYGQRRCFSGPIVTLKVFEDNVLVRNQLETKGEGAVLVIDGGGSMRCALVGGNLGQLAQNNGWVGIVVNGCVRDVDEINDCDVGVRALGSNPLKSSKKGHGEKNVPVNIGGTLIRDGEWLYADSDGILISKTELSV; encoded by the coding sequence ATGGCTGCATTTGCAACCGCAGAAGCGTGTGACAGTAACGCAGAACTAATATCAAACGGAGACCTACGGGCCCTCCACCCAATCTTCAAGATCTATGGCCAAAGAAGATGCTTCTCCGGACCAATCGTGACACTCAAGGTCTTTGAAGACAATGTCCTAGTCAGAAACCAACTAGAGACAAAAGGAGAAGGTGCAGTCTTAGTTATAGACGGTGGTGGAAGCATGAGGTGCGCGCTTGTTGGAGGAAACCTCGGACAGTTAGCTCAGAACAACGGGTGGGTGGGGATTGTGGTGAATGGATGCGTTAGAGATGTGGATGAGATCAATGACTGCGATGTTGGGGTTAGGGCATTGGGTTCTAACCCGTTGAAGTCTAGTAAGAAAGGTCATGGTGAGAAGAATGTGCCGGTTAATATTGGAGGGACTTTGATCAGGGATGGGGAATGGCTTTATGCTGATAGTGATGGTATCTTGATCTCCAAGACCGAACTCTCCGTCTGA
- the LOC103856944 gene encoding uncharacterized protein LOC103856944: MKNSREVNSNSGRIKCSSYPSLSTDEGSPNNPSSSSHFLHLTKPSDELGQSHLSTFSIRGYAFSNRTKNIQKSWPFSSTSLQLCLKHGLSDPLPPIQPLGPMISHPPEASSSNKPTLTHVEAISSKRKLGRLASSDHASAEITKQGFENGSKSKTQVTTVNKTPRKKCGLVVKPGACVDGSSKEDQALRTCPICKTFSSASNTTLNAHIDQCLSVDLGEQPVSKPNKPRNHKPRLKVKTMVDIYASAKGCTLEDLDRRNGTKWAVISSYSNRVIVCDNNKSEVSNKEKKLDEDGDAGIGPVYIDAKGQKLRIISEVKEKAAEPSREHEKKSFSEGKRSYKSCKKRLEGNASEIHESRRGCSEECRGMERLETPGTSQRRRMLRKHSLSRNESKKGRSMCDQPSENMHSLSEDPLVLKGPSLVSTDLSEAVNSQSSWRSCGDSQISGKSTNFAAPKPVDKGVMKLKKAWRFDVSENEDEDSGRWESEMTQELELADYDDWDEAEETDKGLPSTRGEDNDYESLEETGNNKGDCDMLDTIDAEFESMVLEKNGFETEEGGSSFMEVDPIPIPGPPGSFLESPWDMGTDATATENHGNFFQVQTSFDQLDLTDRNLSESPVSAVSNFAAPETQTFSLHNIITTDNDQSCCCQRKENALEGTTFRQPPPHMIHQDLLSKSVPPVPSNSGPVLRLMGKDLMVMNQREETSHGDPSTKPTSQFQDLSKTQQASPRAHLHPPYGGNGLYLDATTSFYNIP; the protein is encoded by the exons ATGAAGAATAGCAGAGAGGTGAATAGTAACAGTGGAAGGATCAAATGTTCTTCTTATCCATCATTATCTACTGATGAAGGATCTCCAAATAatccatcatcttcttcccatTTCTTGCATCTCACCAAGCCTAGTGATGAGTTAGGTCAATCACATCTTTCCACTTTCTCCATCAG AGGTTATGCATTTAGTAACCGGACCAAAAACATTCAGAAAAGCTGGCCTTTCTCTTCAACAAGTCTGCAACTTTGTTTAAAACATGGCTTGAGTGATCCATTGCCACCTATTCAGCCTCTTGGCCCTATGATAAGCCATCCTCCTGAAGCTTCATCATCCAACAAGCCAACTTTAACTCATGTTGAAGCCATAAGCAGCAAGAGAAAGTTAGGAAGACTTGCTTCCAGTGATCATGCATCAGCAGAGATTACTAAACAAGGCTTTGAGAATGGTTCCAAATCCAAAACACAAGTCACTACAGTTAACAAGACTCCAAGAAAGAAATGTGGGTTAGTAGTGAAACCTGGAGCTTGTGTGGATGGTTCATCAAAAGAAGATCAGGCTTTGAGAACTTGTCCCATCTGCAAAACCTTCTCGTCTGCTTCTAACACCACTTTGAATGCGCATATCGATCAGTGCCTGTCTGTTGACTTGGGAGAGCAGCCAGTTAGTAAGCCAAACAAGCCTAGGAACCACAAGCCGCGGTTGAAGGTTAAAACGATGGTTGATATCTACGCTTCTGCAAAAGGATGCACACTAGAAGATCTTGATAGAAGAAATGGAACAAAGTGGGCTGTGATCTCAAGCTACTCTAACCGTGTCATTGTCTGTGATAATAATAAGTCTGAAGTTTCCAACAAAGAGAAGAAGCTTGATGAAGATGGTGATGCTGGCATTGGACCTGTTTACATTGATGCTAAGGGCCAAAAACTGAGGATTATATCTGAGGTTAAGGAGAAAGCTGCTGAACCATCAAGAGAGCATGAGAAGAAATCATTTAGTGAAGGTAAACGGAGTTACAAAAGCTGTAAGAAAAGACTAGAAGGCAATGCGTCAGAG ATACACGAGTCTAGAAGAGGGTGTTCTGAAGAATGTAGAGGCATGGAGAGGTTAGAAACTCCAGGGACAAGTCAGCGTAGGAGGATGCTAAGAAAACATAGTCTTTCAAGGAATGAAAGTAAGAAAGGGAGGAGCATGTGTGATCAGCCATCTGAGAATATGCATTCATTGTCAGAAGATCCTCTTGTGTTAAAGGGTCCAAGTCTTGTGAGTACTGATTTATCCGAGGCGGTTAACAGTCAAAGCTCATGGAGAAGCTGTGGGGATAGTCAAATCTCTGGAAAGAGTACTAACTTTGCAGCTCCTAAACCTGTGGACAAAGGAGTTATGAAGTTAAAGAAAGCATGGAGGTTTGATGTTTCAGAGAATGAAGATGAGGATTCAGGGAGATGGGAGTCTGAAATGACTCAAGAACTTGAACTGGCAGATTATGATGACTGGGACGAGGCTGAAGAAACAGATAAGGGTCTGCCTTCAACTAGGGGTGAAGATAATGATTATGAAAGTTTGGAAGAGACTGGTAATAACAAAGGAGACTGTGATATGTTGGACACAATAGATGCTGAGTTTGAAAGCATGGTTTTAGAGAAAAATGGTTTTGAAACTGAAGAAGGAGGAAGCTCATTCATGGAGGTTGATCCCATTCCTATTCCAGGGCCTCCTGGATCATTTCTAGAGAGTCCTTGGGACATGGGAACTGATGCAACTGCAACTGAAAATCATGGAAACTTTTTCCAGGTCCAAACATCCTTTGATCAGCTTGATCTCACTGACAGAAACTTGTCTGAATCACCTGTTTCAGCAGTTTCTAACTTTGCAGCTCCTGAAACACAGACATTTAGTCTTCATAACATCATCACTACTGACAATGATCAGTCATGTTGTTGCCAGAGAAAGGAGAATGCTCTTGAAGGTACAACATTTAGGCAACCACCACCACACATGATCCATCAAGATCTTTTGAGTAAGTCTGTTCCCCCGGTTCCTTCAAACTCCGGTCCAGTGTTGCGGCTAATGGGAAAAGATTTGATGGTTATGAACCAAAGAGAAGAGACCTCACATGGAGATCCAAGTACAAAACCAACTTCTCAGTTTCAAGATCTCTCCAAGACACAACAAGCGTCTCCTCGTGCCCATCTTCATCCTCCTTATGGTGGAAACGGTTTGTATTTGGACGCCACCACAAGCTTTTACAACATTCCATGA
- the LOC103856942 gene encoding probable WRKY transcription factor 2, giving the protein MTPVDNSNYNNSSSHQKLGYEQSGLKRKTSDATTNTNDHQEVEEGEGEEQRGVDSMVGGGAPAEDGYNWRKYGQKLVKGSEYPRSYYKCTNPNCQVKKKVERSREGHITEIIYKGAHNHSKPPPNRRSGMQLDGTEQAEQQQQQQQRDNTQQQVGSNENNVEEGNQSAQTGGQYESGDVIVVDASSTFSNDEDEDDRGTHGSASLGYDGGGGDGEGGEDESESKRRKLEAYAIEMSGATRAIREPRVVVQTTSGVDILDDGYRWRKYGQKVVKGNPNPRSYYKCTAPGCTVRKHVERASHDLKSVITTYEGKHDHEVPAARNSSHGGGGGNGNSGVSAAQTNHYSEPPRGRYDRQLNQSQFGRPFSFQPHLGPPSGFAFGLGQTGLGNFSIPGLAFGQGKLPSLPYQYLSQPGGMSEAMMQRGMEPKVEPGSETGQSVYNQIMSRLPQI; this is encoded by the exons ATGACGCCAGTTGATAATAGTAACTACAACAACAGTTCTTCTCATCAAAAACTCGGTTATGAACAAAGTGGGTTGAAGAGGAAGACATCTGATGCCACTACAAACACCAATGATCATCAAGAAGtggaagaaggagaaggagaagagcaAAGAGGTGTTGATTCGATGGTTGGTGGTGGTGCACCTGCAGAGGATGGATATAACTGGAGGAAATACGGACAGAAGCTAGTGAAAGGAAGCGAGTATCCACGAAGCTATTACAAGTGCACAAACCCGAACTGTCAGGTGAAGAAGAAGGTCGAGAGATCAAGAGAAGGCCACATTACTGAGATTATATACAAAGGAGCTCATAATCACTCCAAACCTCCGCCTAACCGCCGCTCAGGAATGCAACTAGATGGAACTGAACAAgctgaacaacaacaacagcagcagcagAGAGATAACACTCAACAACAAGTTGGAAGCAATGAGAACAACGTCGAAGAGGGAAACCAATCTGCTCAAACCGGAGGTCAATATGAGTCAGGTGATGTGATTGTGGTTGATGCTTCGTCAACATTCTctaatgatgaagatgaagatgatagAGGGACTCATGGGAGTGCTTCTTTGGGATATGATGGAGGTGGAGGAGATGGAGAAGGTGGAGAAGATGAATCCGAATCGAAAAGAAG GAAACTTGAGGCTTACGCAATAGAGATGAGTGGAGCAACAAGAGCTATTCGCGAGCCAAGAGTCGTTGTGCAGACAACGAGTGGTGTTGACATTCTCGACGATGGCTATCGCTGGAGAAAGTATGGTCAGAAAGTTGTCAAAGGCAATCCAAACCCGAG GAGTTACTACAAATGCACAGCACCTGGATGTACAGTGAGGAAACATGTAGAGAGAGCTTCTCATGACCTCAAATCCGTTATAACCACTTACGAAGGCAAACACGACCACGAAGTCCCTGCCGCACGTAACAGTAGTCACGGTGGCGGCGGTGGAAACGGTAACAGCGGCGTTTCAGCTGCTCAAACTAATCATTACTCAGAGCCTCCACGTGGCAGATATGACAGACAGCTCAACCAGTCTCAGTTTGGACGTCCCTTTAGCTTCCAGCCTCATTTGGGTCCTCCTTCCGGTTTTGCGTTCGGTCTAGGACAAACCGGTTTGGGTAATTTTTCGATTCCTGGTTTAGCGTTTGGTCAAGGGAAGTTACCGAGTTTACCTTACCAGTACCTGAGTCAACCGGGTGGGATGAGTGAAGCGATGATGCAGAGAGGGATGGAGCCTAAGGTTGAACCGGGTTCAGAAACAGGACAATCGGTATATAACCAGATAATGAGTAGATTACCACAGATTTGa